A genome region from Clostridium pasteurianum includes the following:
- a CDS encoding response regulator transcription factor, with product MRAIIIDDDLLTVEAIRDSINWGVMGIDEVDTAYNVAGAKKLFEKSVPDVVICDIEMPKGSGIDFLKWIRKNEYKSEFIFLTCHESFEFASTALEYNAISYITKPFNIDKTEVAIAKAVEKIKKERHLNEYSEYGEYWLNNRKIMLENFWRELLFLGISNDRASIQEEIETRNLKLNVDDNYYLLLISVIKSENKGVLMNSQTFEYALKKLSTETILGQLDFDNVLYYVNSRTHNVLIILPSSKVTEQIKDLCLSFIDNCHKYLKCRAACYISDITTMSSLADIRVKLEEMDQNNIVFRNNVFLYGDKDIFNTKGQYGIDTNILSDLLEKGEKIKVVNYMKGELELLVARKNLDSSVMYSIHQDFMQVIYAFLYKNEIQAHNLFSDKVSQNLSNNANNSMFDMLKWIHFITTKTVEYAKEVKKSYTIIDKAKKYIYENYKEYITRKDVAASVFLTPDYLAKIFKAETGVAVKDYINNYRIEKAKGLLRSSDISISMIASQVGFDNFSYFSTVFKKITGVSPVLFRKEES from the coding sequence TTGAGGGCGATAATAATTGATGATGATTTACTCACTGTAGAAGCAATTCGAGATTCTATTAATTGGGGGGTAATGGGCATTGATGAAGTTGATACAGCATACAATGTAGCGGGGGCAAAGAAATTATTTGAAAAAAGTGTGCCTGATGTTGTTATTTGTGACATAGAAATGCCAAAAGGTTCTGGAATTGATTTTTTAAAATGGATAAGAAAAAATGAGTACAAAAGTGAGTTCATTTTTTTAACATGTCATGAGAGTTTTGAATTTGCATCAACTGCACTGGAGTATAACGCTATAAGTTATATAACAAAACCTTTTAATATAGATAAAACGGAAGTAGCTATTGCTAAAGCGGTAGAAAAAATTAAAAAGGAAAGGCATCTCAATGAATACAGTGAGTATGGTGAATATTGGCTGAACAATAGAAAAATAATGCTTGAAAACTTTTGGAGAGAACTTTTGTTTTTGGGAATTTCAAACGACCGTGCTTCAATACAGGAGGAAATAGAAACTAGAAATCTTAAATTAAATGTAGATGATAATTATTATTTATTGCTTATCAGTGTAATTAAATCAGAAAATAAAGGTGTATTAATGAATAGTCAAACTTTTGAATATGCACTTAAAAAGCTTTCAACCGAAACTATATTAGGCCAACTGGATTTTGATAATGTTTTGTATTATGTAAATAGCAGAACTCATAATGTTTTAATAATATTACCTAGTAGCAAAGTTACCGAGCAAATAAAAGATTTATGCTTGAGTTTTATAGACAATTGTCATAAATACTTAAAGTGTAGAGCTGCTTGTTACATAAGTGATATAACTACTATGAGCTCATTAGCTGATATTAGGGTAAAGCTTGAGGAGATGGATCAAAACAATATAGTGTTTAGAAACAATGTATTTTTATATGGTGATAAAGATATTTTTAATACTAAAGGGCAATATGGTATTGATACAAATATTTTAAGTGATTTATTAGAAAAGGGAGAAAAAATTAAAGTTGTTAATTATATGAAAGGCGAGCTAGAATTGCTGGTGGCAAGAAAAAACTTAGATTCCTCTGTTATGTACTCTATACATCAAGATTTTATGCAGGTTATATATGCATTTTTATATAAGAATGAGATACAAGCGCATAATTTATTTTCTGATAAAGTGTCACAAAATTTAAGTAATAATGCTAACAATTCTATGTTTGATATGTTAAAGTGGATTCATTTTATTACAACGAAAACTGTTGAATATGCAAAAGAAGTTAAAAAATCATATACGATTATAGATAAAGCAAAGAAATATATATATGAGAATTATAAGGAGTACATTACAAGAAAAGATGTTGCTGCAAGCGTTTTTTTAACACCAGATTATTTGGCTAAAATTTTTAAGGCAGAAACTGGTGTTGCTGTTAAAGATTATATTAACAACTACCGTATTGAGAAAGCTAAGGGGTTACTTAGAAGCAGCGATATTAGTATTAGTATGATAGCTTCTCAGGTAGGATTTGATAATTTTTCATATTTTTCAACCGTCTTTAAAAAAATAACAGGTGTAAGCCCAGTTTTATTCCGAAAAGAGGAAAGCTGA